The following are encoded in a window of Carettochelys insculpta isolate YL-2023 chromosome 30, ASM3395843v1, whole genome shotgun sequence genomic DNA:
- the GRAMD1A gene encoding protein Aster-A: MERGSPSPRSSPSSSPALRKHLPLPTRPPPEPSADAVVEKSTEGAPERGPLPAPLSYPLSSRTFIRNKKAQSWYSVLSPTYKQRNEDFRRIFKGLPESERLLVDYSCALQRDILLQGRLYLSENWLCFYSNIFRWETALSIPLREVKCLKKEKMARLIPNAIQVCTAADKHFFTSFGARDRCFMLIFRLWQNALLEKTLPPRELWHIVHQGYGSELGLTSEDDDYVCPAPADELNGLGPARELADLLELKDPALACTAHLSQEPSPSLDRTATTQSFHSLANSSDGAASLAEDVEEHVDNQADAATNCTAKPGLETPKAAALQRGDLPALGDLLPHEELPTDTSNNSSSSSSSSTQDEEADAFSDLSGRLLLNCVYHLGAEQLQQMLFSNSPFMQSFLSQRKFTGVTLTSWSGKSKCRQSRVISYTIPLSNPLGPKAAAVVETQTLFRASPDSNACVVDSEVITQGIPYQDYFYTAHRYYISTLATGTTRIRVSSEIRYRKQPWPLVRALIEKNAWSGMEEYFQHLGLALARVEKTLLEDSGCRTEPRGLLTGLRHRKRTLSWRAPHAEPSLSTLPPSEAGPSPLRPTGSLVEQGRGPTMTTLILIVSLVLLVLVVLNVMLLYRLWVLEHMACAFQASSLARGKLPQTVGEWAKVLELQRRFHGAEVRKWRRILEASVELLDEMKVSLEKLHQGLAVAEPPPEPGQAEAVS; encoded by the exons AAGGCGCAGAGCTGGTACAGC GTGCTGAGCCCCACGTACAAGCAGCGCAACGAGGATTTCCGCAGGATCTTCAAGGGGCTGCCAGAGAGCGAGCGGCTGCTTGTGG ATTACTCCTGCGCCCTGCAGCGCGACATCCTGCTCCAAGGGCGGCTCTACCTGTCGGAGAACTGGCTGTGCTTCTACAGCAACATCTTCCGGTGGGAGACAGCT ctctccATCCCTCTGCGGGAGGTGAAGTGCCTGAAGAAGGAGAAGATGGCCAGGCTGATCCCCAACGCCATCCAGGTCTGCACGGCAGCCGACAAG catttCTTCACCTCCTTTGGGGCCCGCGATCGGTGCTTCATGCTGATCTTCCGCCTGTGGCAGAACGCGCTGCTGGAGAAG ACGCTGCCACCCCGGGAGCTCTGGCACATCGTCCACCAGGGCTATGGCTCCGAGCTTGGCCTCACCAGTGAGGACGACGATTAtgtctgccctgcccccgccgaCGAACTCAATGGCCTGGG CCCAGCCAGGGAGCTTGCAGACCTCCTGGAGCTGAAAGACCCCGCCTTGGCCTGCACTGctcacctcagccaggagcccagcccctcTCTGGACAGGACAGCCACCACTCAGAGCTTCCACTCGCTGGCCAACAGCAGCGACGGGGCTGCCTCG ctggcAGAGGATGTGGAGGAGCATGTGGACAACCAGGCAGATGCTGCCACAAACTGCACAGCAAAGCCAGGTCTGGAGACCCCCAAGGCTGCGGCGCTGCAGAGGGGAGACCTGCCTGCCCTGGGGGACCTGCTGCCCCATGAGGAGCTCCCCACTGACACCAGcaacaactcctcctcctcctcctcctcctccacgcaGGATGAAG AGGCGGACGCCTTCTCAGACCTGTCTGGCCGGCTGCTGCTGAACTGTGTGTATCACCTGGGGGccgagcagctgcagcagatgcTTTTCAGCAACTCGCCCTTCATGCAGAGCTTTCTGAGCCAGCGCAAGTtcacag gCGTGACATTGACCTCATGGAGTGGCAAGAGCAAGTGCCGACAGAGCCGAGTCATCTCCTATACCATCCCCCTCAGCAACCCactggggcccaaggcagcagctGTAGTGGAGACGCAG ACCCTGTTCCGTGCGAGCCCGGACAGCAACGCCTGTGTGGTGGATTCAGAGGTGATCACACAGGGCATCCCATACCAGGACTACTTCTACACTGCCCACCGCTACTACATCAGCACGTTAGCGACAGGCACGACCCGCATCAG AGTCTCCTCTGAGATCCGGTACCggaagcagccctggcccctGGTGCGAGCCCTGATTGAGAAGAATGCATGGAGCGGCATGGAAGAGTACTTCCAGCACCTGG GGCTGGCGCTGGCTCGGGTGGAGAAGACGCTGCTGGAGGACAGCGGCTGCAGGACAGAGCCCCGGGGGCTGCTGACTGGGCTCCGCCACAGGAAACGCACGCTGAGCTGGAGGGCCCCCCACGCCGAGCCCTCTCTGTCTACGCTGCCCCCCAGTGAGGCAGGGCCCTCTCCCTTGCGTCCCACCG gcagcctggTGGAACAGGGCCGGGGCCCTACAATGACCACCCTCATCCTCATCGTCAGCCTGGT TTTGCTGGTTCTGGTGGTTCTCAACGTGATGCTGCTGtaccggctgtgggtgctggagcacatggcctgcgCCTTCCAGGCCTCCTCACTGGCTCGAGG GAAGCTGCCCCAGACAGTGGGCGAGTGGGCCAAGGTCCTGGAGCTGCAGCGGAGGTTTCATGGGGCCGAGGTGAGGAAATGGAGACGGATCCTGGAGGCCTCCGTGGAGCTGCTGGACGAG atgaAGGTCTCCCTGGAGAAACTGCACCAAGGCCTCGCAGTGGCAGAGCCACCCCCAGAACCAGGCCAGGCTGAGGCTGTCTCCTGA
- the SCN1B gene encoding sodium channel regulatory subunit beta-1: MAPLNPSLLLCLGFVSSCWAGCVEVDSETEAVFGKTFKILCISCKKRSETTAEAFTDWYFREKGTETFTRILRYDPDALLEVVDERFQHLVVWNGSKNTRDMQDLSIFLTNVTYQHAGEYLCRVDRNLTFNDYVFNIVINKTIHVAVVEKANRDVASIVSEIMMYVLIVVLTIWLVAEMIYCYKKIAAATEAAAQENASEYLAITSESKENCAGVQVAE, translated from the exons ATGGCTCCACTGAACCCCTCActcctgctctgcctgggctTCG TGTCGTCATGCTGGGCCGGCTGCGTGGAGGTGGACTCCGAAACTGAGGCTGTTTTCGGGAAGACCTTCAAGATCCTCTGCATTTCTTGCAAGAAGCGGAGCGAGACGACGGCCGAGGCCTTCACTGATTGGTACTTCCGAGAGAAGGGCACAGAGACCTTCACCAGG ATCCTGCGCTATGACCCCGATGCTCTGCTGGAGGTGGTGGACGAGCGGTTCCAGCACCTGGTGGTGTGGAACGGCAGCAAGAACACCCGGGACATGCAGGATCTCTCCATCTTCCTGACCAACGTCACCTACCAGCACGCAGGCGAGTACCTGTGCCGTGTGGACCGCAACCTCACCTTCAATGACTATGTCTTCAACATCGTCATCAACAAGACCATCCACGTCGCGGTGGTGGAGAAGG CGAACCGGGACGTGGCGTCCATCGTGTCGGAGATCATGATGTACGTGCTCATCGTGGTGCTCACCATCTGGCTGGTGGCCGAGATGATCTATTGCTACAAGAAGATTGCAGCTGCCACGGAGGCGGCTGCGCAGGAGAATGC CTCTGAGTACTTGGCCATCACGTCGGAGAGCAAGGAAAACTGCGCCGGGGTGCAGGTGGCGGAATAG